In a genomic window of Microterricola viridarii:
- the metH gene encoding methionine synthase, with translation MTDAAPTETRTSTDISQAVRPARAQALLDALASRVVIADGAMGTMLQEHEPSLADYQQLEGCNEILNVSRPDMIGAIHDAYFETGIDAVETNTFGANWSNLSDYNIDDRIEELAHAGAAIARERAEAWEARDGRQRWVLGSMGPGTKLPSLGHTTYAHLKATFAEQALGLIRGGADAFLIETSQDLLQTKSAVNGCRAAIAASGIRLPIFVEVTVETTGTMLMGSEIGAALTALEPLGIDAIGLNCATGPAEMSEHLRHLSKFATVPVMCMPNAGLPVLGANGASYPLTPVELATAHEQFVREFGLGLIGGCCGTTPAHMRAVVERLQGAAPATRVLEADPGVASLYQHVSFEQENSYLSIGERTNANGSRAFREAMLDGRWDDCVDIARNQVRDGANMLDVCTDYVGRDGAEDMSSIVSRLASASTLPLVIDSTEPAVLQAGLELIGGRPVVNSVNFEDGEGGTSRFARIMPLVKEHGAAVIALTIDEQGQARTTETKVAIASRLVDTLIGEWGMRVEDIIVDALTFPIATGQEETRRDAIETIEAIRQITAKYPGINTTLGVSNVSFGLNPAARSVLNSVFLHEAVEAGLTSAIVDAAKIVPLASVPEDRRKVALDLVWDRREYDADGTLVYDPLSTMLDLFAGVDAAALKDQRAAELAALPVGERLERRIIDGEGKGLEGDLDLARAGGLSAIDIINLHLLEGMKVVGERFGAGEMQLPFVLQSAEVMKNAVALLEPHMEKSDAAGKGTMVIGTVRGDVHDIGKNLVDIILSNNGYTVVNIGIKQTINEFIAAAEEHNADVIGMSGLLVKSTVVMKENLLELQNRGFAKRWPIILGGAALTRSYVEDDLDALFDGTVRYARDAFEGLALMEPLVAIARGADPESVGLPALKKRIHRQSQLIVTEPEDLPARSDVALDNLVPVPPFWGTRIVKGIALAEYSAFLDERATFLGQWGLKPGRGDDGASYQELVDTEGRPRLRYWLDRILAEGMLDASVAYGYFPVVADGNDMVVLHHGDDAAGLLGVPGLLAPDGGSGGAVGSERLRFTFPRQRRDRHLCLSDFVRGKESGQTDVVAVQLVTAGQRVSETTSKLFAENKYRDYLELNGLAMQLTEALAEYWHSRVRAELGLAGEEPTDVAGLFKLEYRGARFSLGYPACPEMEDRRKVVELLKPERMGVVLSEELQLHPEQSTDAFVFHHPEAKYFSV, from the coding sequence GTGACCGACGCCGCACCGACCGAGACCCGCACGAGCACCGACATCTCGCAGGCCGTGCGCCCCGCCCGCGCCCAGGCCCTGCTGGACGCACTCGCCTCGCGGGTCGTGATCGCCGACGGCGCGATGGGCACCATGCTGCAGGAGCACGAGCCGAGCCTCGCGGACTACCAGCAGCTCGAGGGCTGCAACGAGATCCTCAACGTCAGCCGGCCCGACATGATCGGCGCCATCCACGACGCCTACTTCGAGACGGGCATCGACGCCGTCGAGACCAACACCTTCGGCGCCAACTGGTCGAACCTCTCCGACTACAACATCGACGACCGCATCGAGGAGCTCGCCCACGCCGGCGCGGCCATCGCCCGCGAGCGGGCAGAGGCCTGGGAGGCGCGCGACGGCCGCCAGCGCTGGGTGCTCGGATCGATGGGTCCGGGCACGAAGCTGCCGAGCCTCGGCCACACCACCTACGCGCACCTCAAGGCGACGTTCGCCGAGCAGGCGCTCGGCCTGATCCGCGGTGGTGCAGACGCCTTCCTCATCGAGACCTCGCAAGACCTGCTGCAGACCAAGTCGGCGGTCAACGGATGCCGGGCGGCCATCGCCGCCAGCGGCATCCGCCTGCCCATCTTCGTCGAGGTGACCGTCGAGACGACCGGCACCATGCTGATGGGCAGCGAGATCGGCGCCGCGCTCACCGCGCTGGAGCCGCTCGGCATCGACGCGATCGGCCTCAACTGCGCCACCGGCCCCGCCGAGATGAGCGAGCATCTGCGGCACCTCTCCAAATTCGCCACCGTCCCCGTCATGTGCATGCCGAACGCCGGCCTGCCGGTGCTCGGCGCCAACGGGGCCAGCTACCCGCTCACCCCGGTCGAGCTGGCGACGGCGCACGAGCAGTTCGTCAGGGAGTTCGGCCTGGGCCTGATCGGCGGATGCTGCGGCACGACGCCCGCACACATGCGGGCCGTCGTCGAGCGGCTGCAGGGCGCCGCGCCCGCCACACGGGTGCTGGAGGCCGACCCGGGCGTCGCCAGCCTGTACCAGCACGTCAGCTTCGAGCAGGAGAACTCCTACCTCTCGATCGGTGAGCGCACCAACGCCAACGGCTCGCGCGCCTTCCGGGAGGCGATGCTCGACGGCCGCTGGGACGACTGCGTCGACATCGCCCGCAACCAGGTGCGCGACGGCGCCAACATGCTCGACGTCTGCACCGACTACGTCGGCCGCGACGGGGCAGAGGACATGAGCTCCATCGTGTCTAGGCTGGCCAGCGCCTCCACGCTGCCGCTCGTCATCGACTCCACCGAGCCCGCCGTGCTGCAGGCCGGCCTCGAGCTGATCGGCGGCCGCCCCGTCGTCAACTCGGTCAACTTCGAGGACGGCGAGGGCGGCACCAGCCGCTTCGCCCGCATCATGCCGCTCGTCAAGGAGCACGGCGCCGCCGTCATCGCCCTGACCATCGACGAGCAGGGCCAGGCCCGCACCACCGAGACGAAGGTCGCCATCGCCTCCCGGCTGGTCGACACCTTGATTGGCGAGTGGGGCATGCGGGTGGAGGACATCATCGTGGACGCCCTCACCTTCCCGATCGCCACCGGCCAGGAGGAGACCCGCCGCGACGCCATCGAGACGATCGAGGCGATCCGCCAGATCACCGCGAAGTACCCGGGCATCAACACGACGCTCGGCGTCTCCAACGTCTCCTTCGGCCTCAACCCGGCCGCCCGCTCGGTGCTGAACTCGGTGTTCCTGCACGAGGCAGTCGAGGCTGGGCTGACGAGCGCGATCGTCGACGCCGCGAAGATCGTGCCGCTGGCATCCGTGCCGGAGGACCGCCGCAAGGTCGCCCTCGACCTCGTCTGGGACCGCCGCGAGTACGACGCAGACGGCACGCTCGTCTACGACCCGCTCTCCACCATGCTCGACCTCTTCGCCGGGGTGGACGCCGCGGCGCTCAAGGACCAGCGGGCCGCGGAGCTGGCCGCGCTGCCGGTGGGCGAGCGGCTGGAGCGCCGCATCATCGACGGCGAGGGCAAGGGGCTCGAGGGCGACCTCGACCTGGCCCGCGCCGGTGGGCTGAGCGCCATCGACATCATCAACCTGCACCTGCTGGAGGGCATGAAGGTGGTCGGGGAGCGCTTCGGCGCAGGCGAGATGCAGCTGCCGTTCGTGCTGCAGTCCGCCGAGGTGATGAAGAACGCCGTCGCCCTGCTCGAGCCGCACATGGAGAAGTCGGATGCCGCGGGCAAGGGCACGATGGTGATCGGCACCGTGCGCGGCGACGTGCACGACATCGGCAAGAACCTCGTCGACATCATTCTCTCCAACAACGGCTACACGGTCGTGAACATCGGCATCAAGCAGACGATCAACGAGTTCATCGCGGCCGCAGAGGAACACAACGCCGACGTCATCGGCATGAGCGGGCTGCTCGTCAAGTCGACCGTCGTGATGAAGGAGAACCTGCTCGAGCTGCAGAACCGCGGCTTCGCCAAGCGCTGGCCGATCATCCTCGGCGGCGCCGCCCTCACCCGCAGCTACGTCGAGGACGACCTCGACGCGCTCTTCGACGGCACCGTGCGCTACGCCCGCGATGCCTTCGAGGGCCTCGCCCTGATGGAGCCGCTCGTGGCGATCGCCCGCGGCGCCGACCCGGAGAGCGTCGGCCTGCCCGCGCTGAAGAAGCGCATCCACCGGCAGAGCCAGCTGATTGTGACGGAGCCGGAGGACCTGCCCGCCCGCTCGGATGTCGCGCTGGACAATCTTGTTCCCGTGCCGCCGTTCTGGGGCACCCGCATCGTCAAGGGCATCGCCCTGGCCGAGTACTCGGCCTTCCTGGACGAGCGGGCGACGTTCCTCGGCCAGTGGGGGCTGAAGCCGGGACGCGGCGACGACGGCGCCAGCTACCAGGAGCTCGTCGACACCGAGGGTCGGCCGCGGCTGCGCTACTGGCTCGACCGGATCCTCGCCGAGGGCATGCTGGATGCCTCCGTCGCCTACGGCTACTTCCCGGTCGTCGCGGACGGCAACGACATGGTCGTGCTGCACCACGGCGACGATGCGGCCGGGCTGCTCGGCGTGCCGGGCCTGCTGGCACCGGACGGCGGCTCCGGCGGAGCGGTCGGCAGCGAGCGGCTGCGCTTCACCTTCCCCCGTCAGCGCCGCGACCGGCACCTGTGCCTCTCCGACTTCGTGCGCGGGAAGGAGAGCGGGCAGACGGATGTCGTCGCCGTGCAGCTGGTGACCGCCGGGCAGCGGGTGAGCGAGACGACGTCGAAGCTGTTCGCGGAGAACAAGTACCGCGACTACCTGGAGCTGAACGGGCTCGCGATGCAGCTGACCGAGGCCCTGGCCGAGTACTGGCACTCGCGGGTCCGTGCCGAGCTCGGCCTGGCCGGCGAGGAACCGACGGATGTCGCCGGGCTGTTCAAGCTGGAGTACCGCGGTGCCCGCTTCTCGCTCGGCTACCCGGCCTGCCCCGAGATGGAGGACCGCCGCAAGGTCGTCGAGCTGCTGAAGCCGGAGCGGATGGGTGTCGTGCTCTCGGAGGAGCTGCAGCTGCACCCGGAGCAGTCCACCGATGCGTTCGTCTTCCACCACCCCGAGGCCAAGTACTTCTCGGTCTAG
- a CDS encoding DUF1622 domain-containing protein, with amino-acid sequence MDFHATIELIGTIIDIAGVAVIVVGAIITTLIALNALLRRRGPVYVPFRRSLGRSILLGLELLVAADIIKTVALTPTMESVAVLGGIVLIRTFLSFSLELEISGRWPWQTKTPPQTPKPAPALAPTAEVLAPE; translated from the coding sequence ATGGACTTCCACGCAACGATCGAGCTCATCGGCACAATCATCGACATCGCGGGCGTCGCGGTGATCGTGGTCGGGGCGATCATCACCACCCTGATCGCGCTGAACGCCCTGCTGCGCCGCCGCGGGCCGGTCTACGTGCCGTTCCGCCGTTCACTGGGCCGCTCGATCCTGCTCGGCCTCGAGCTGCTCGTCGCTGCCGACATCATCAAGACGGTCGCGCTCACGCCGACGATGGAGAGCGTTGCCGTTCTCGGCGGCATCGTTCTGATCCGCACCTTCCTGAGCTTCTCGCTCGAGCTGGAGATCAGCGGGCGCTGGCCGTGGCAGACGAAGACCCCGCCGCAGACGCCGAAACCTGCGCCGGCACTGGCACCGACCGCCGAGGTGCTCGCGCCCGAATAG
- a CDS encoding alpha/beta hydrolase family protein has protein sequence MSRTETRRRWPWFTLGGVAVAAIAGCALVVFGGAQLLLTPHHDTSTHAGTVIAVSDGEVTLRAMAATKRVGTYGLVWDTDAGPGTGTATIGPVTRTTADTVIRPISNISGSLRAGTAVTLNPNIYTGDPESSLGIPFSPVTVSGELGAMPAWQVPGDGDTWVLFVHGIDGQRESGLRPLPTLVDAGLPTLLITYRNDVDAPASPTGLIALGQTEWRDLEAAADYAIGQGATDFVLYGDSMGGSIVTRFMHESPHAARVRGLVLDSPVLNWSGVLQGQADRFGLGFLSSPLQAAVAWRGGIDLAELDELDQTAPFEHLPILLFQGLADPLVPHAESEAFAASLPHARYVPVADAGHIQSWNVDPGSYEGALAEFVAQFAPAA, from the coding sequence ATGTCACGCACCGAGACCCGCCGCCGTTGGCCATGGTTCACCCTCGGCGGGGTCGCCGTCGCGGCCATCGCCGGGTGCGCCCTCGTCGTGTTCGGGGGCGCGCAACTGCTGCTGACCCCGCACCATGACACCTCGACCCACGCCGGCACGGTGATCGCCGTCTCCGATGGCGAGGTGACGCTGCGCGCGATGGCGGCGACCAAACGTGTGGGCACCTACGGCCTGGTCTGGGACACGGATGCCGGCCCCGGCACGGGAACGGCGACGATCGGCCCCGTCACCCGCACCACCGCCGACACCGTCATCCGCCCCATCTCGAACATCTCCGGCTCCCTCAGAGCCGGCACGGCCGTCACGCTGAATCCGAACATCTACACCGGCGACCCGGAGAGCAGCCTCGGCATCCCGTTCAGCCCGGTCACGGTCTCCGGCGAGCTCGGAGCGATGCCCGCCTGGCAGGTGCCCGGCGACGGCGACACCTGGGTGTTGTTCGTGCACGGCATCGACGGGCAGCGAGAGAGCGGGCTCCGCCCACTGCCGACCCTCGTCGACGCCGGCCTGCCGACGCTGCTGATCACCTACCGCAACGATGTCGACGCCCCCGCGAGCCCGACCGGGCTCATCGCGCTCGGCCAGACCGAGTGGCGCGACCTCGAGGCGGCCGCCGACTACGCCATCGGGCAGGGCGCGACCGACTTCGTGCTCTACGGCGACTCGATGGGCGGCAGCATCGTCACCCGCTTCATGCACGAGTCGCCGCACGCCGCCCGGGTGCGCGGTCTGGTGCTGGACTCCCCCGTGCTCAACTGGTCCGGCGTGTTACAGGGGCAGGCGGATCGCTTCGGCTTGGGCTTCCTGAGCTCTCCGCTGCAGGCCGCGGTCGCCTGGCGGGGCGGCATCGATCTGGCCGAGCTCGACGAACTCGACCAGACGGCCCCGTTCGAGCACCTGCCAATCCTGCTCTTCCAAGGCCTCGCCGACCCGCTGGTCCCGCATGCCGAGAGTGAGGCGTTCGCGGCATCGCTGCCGCACGCCCGCTACGTTCCGGTCGCCGACGCCGGCCACATCCAGAGCTGGAACGTCGACCCCGGCTCGTACGAGGGTGCCCTCGCCGAGTTCGTGGCCCAGTTCGCGCCGGCGGCCTGA
- a CDS encoding S8 family serine peptidase: MSTLRTTSSRTRKRALTAGLALSIALGAAVLVPGVATAAPYPTAKAPAVEATPGPLMNYAINVRIVNRGQTLKVERAVAAAGGSVIESYAEIGVVIAQSDNAAFAASVATEKAVLSVGATRTAPVAATDPTYGVSDPLAPGESGNRRSANQTKDMGVEAEVNVVADPSENRQWDMAAIGATAAHEITDGSRDVLVAVIDSGIQGDHPDLAANVDVAASASCLSGVADSSYESWQPTTSSHGTHVAGTIAAARNGIGIVGVAPNVRVSAVKVVNDDGFIYPEAAICGFMHATETGADITNNSYYIDPWEFWCDDNADQSAVKTAVNRAVQYSQGKGVLNVAAAGNSALDLANKTVDSGSPNDTVPITRSVATGCHDIPAELDGVVTVSSTTSTGAKSGFSNYGLGVIDIAAPGSSILSTVAGGGYGTSSGTSMASPHVAGVAALLKSVHPENSGLGLGQVLYAQATDVACPTGSAQCTGPAANNAFFGEGLVNALKAVQ; encoded by the coding sequence ATGTCCACACTCCGCACCACCTCCAGCCGCACGCGGAAACGCGCACTCACGGCCGGGCTTGCCCTCTCGATCGCACTCGGCGCCGCGGTACTCGTGCCCGGTGTCGCCACAGCCGCGCCCTACCCCACGGCGAAGGCCCCTGCCGTTGAGGCCACCCCCGGCCCGCTCATGAACTATGCCATCAACGTGCGCATCGTCAACCGCGGCCAGACGCTCAAGGTCGAGCGCGCCGTGGCCGCGGCCGGCGGCAGCGTGATCGAGTCGTACGCCGAGATCGGCGTCGTCATCGCGCAGTCCGACAACGCCGCATTCGCGGCATCCGTCGCCACCGAGAAGGCCGTGCTCTCGGTCGGCGCGACGCGCACTGCGCCCGTCGCAGCCACCGATCCGACGTACGGGGTGAGCGACCCGCTGGCCCCCGGGGAGTCCGGCAACCGCCGCTCCGCGAACCAGACCAAGGACATGGGTGTCGAGGCCGAGGTGAACGTGGTCGCCGACCCGTCCGAGAACCGCCAGTGGGACATGGCCGCGATCGGCGCGACCGCCGCGCACGAGATCACCGACGGCAGCCGTGACGTTCTCGTCGCGGTGATCGACTCCGGCATCCAGGGCGACCACCCCGACCTCGCTGCGAACGTCGACGTGGCCGCCTCGGCCAGCTGCCTGAGCGGCGTGGCCGACAGCAGCTACGAGTCGTGGCAGCCCACGACCAGCTCGCACGGCACGCACGTCGCGGGCACGATCGCGGCAGCCCGCAACGGCATCGGCATCGTCGGCGTCGCACCGAACGTGCGCGTGTCTGCGGTGAAGGTCGTCAACGACGACGGGTTCATCTACCCGGAGGCGGCCATCTGCGGCTTCATGCACGCGACCGAGACCGGTGCTGACATCACCAACAACAGCTACTACATCGACCCGTGGGAGTTCTGGTGCGACGACAACGCCGACCAGAGCGCCGTGAAGACCGCCGTCAACCGCGCCGTGCAGTACTCGCAGGGCAAGGGCGTCCTGAACGTCGCCGCAGCCGGCAACTCGGCGCTGGACCTGGCCAACAAGACGGTCGATTCGGGCAGCCCGAATGACACGGTACCGATCACGCGCTCCGTGGCCACCGGATGCCACGACATCCCCGCCGAGCTCGACGGCGTCGTGACGGTCTCCTCCACCACCTCCACGGGCGCCAAGTCGGGCTTCTCCAACTACGGTCTGGGTGTCATCGACATCGCGGCCCCCGGCTCGTCGATCCTCTCGACGGTTGCTGGCGGCGGATACGGCACCTCCTCCGGCACCTCGATGGCGTCGCCGCACGTTGCGGGCGTCGCCGCCCTGCTGAAGTCGGTGCACCCGGAGAACTCGGGCCTCGGGCTCGGCCAGGTGCTCTACGCCCAGGCCACGGATGTCGCCTGCCCGACCGGATCGGCGCAGTGCACCGGCCCGGCCGCGAACAACGCCTTCTTCGGAGAGGGCCTGGTCAACGCGCTCAAGGCAGTGCAGTGA
- a CDS encoding alpha/beta hydrolase has protein sequence MHAFHPDLAAARFIPAFSFGPASARFVRGRSARPAPTPPGVSVQELTVAGPAGAPAVTLRIFQPSGLTAPAPALLWVHGGGLIIGSPEQDDRTNIAFAAELGITVAAVRYRLAPDNPAPAAVEDVYAAFRGLLAEAEVLNVDPDRIAIGGASAGGGLAAAAALLIHDRGGVQPVFQLLVYPMLDDRTVTRDDMDTRGVRAWTPKSNRYGWSAYLGQEPGSAGVSAYAAPARREELSGLPPAWIGVGTLDLFHDEDVEYARRLNAAGVPCRLLVVPGAFHGFDAIFAKAGVAQDFWAAQAEALREALRPLHG, from the coding sequence GTGCACGCCTTTCACCCTGATCTGGCCGCAGCGCGGTTCATCCCCGCGTTCTCCTTCGGGCCGGCATCCGCGCGGTTCGTGCGCGGGCGCTCTGCGCGCCCGGCCCCAACCCCGCCCGGCGTCAGTGTGCAGGAGCTGACCGTGGCCGGGCCGGCCGGTGCGCCGGCGGTCACCCTCAGGATCTTCCAGCCGTCCGGGCTCACCGCCCCGGCTCCGGCCCTGCTGTGGGTGCACGGCGGCGGGCTGATCATCGGCAGCCCCGAGCAGGATGACCGCACGAACATCGCCTTCGCCGCGGAGCTCGGCATCACCGTGGCGGCCGTGCGCTACCGCCTGGCCCCAGACAACCCGGCCCCGGCCGCCGTCGAAGACGTCTACGCGGCCTTCCGCGGGCTGCTCGCCGAGGCCGAGGTGCTCAACGTCGACCCCGACCGGATCGCGATCGGCGGGGCGAGCGCCGGCGGCGGACTCGCGGCGGCCGCCGCGCTGCTGATCCACGACCGCGGCGGCGTGCAGCCCGTGTTCCAGCTGCTCGTCTACCCGATGCTGGACGACCGCACGGTGACGCGCGACGACATGGACACGCGCGGCGTGCGGGCCTGGACGCCGAAGAGCAACCGCTATGGCTGGAGCGCCTACCTCGGTCAGGAGCCCGGCAGCGCCGGCGTCTCGGCGTACGCCGCGCCGGCCCGCCGTGAGGAGCTCAGTGGGTTGCCGCCGGCCTGGATCGGCGTCGGCACGCTGGACCTCTTCCACGACGAGGACGTGGAGTACGCCCGCCGCCTGAACGCCGCCGGCGTGCCCTGCCGGCTGTTGGTGGTGCCGGGCGCTTTCCACGGCTTCGATGCCATCTTCGCCAAGGCGGGCGTCGCCCAGGACTTCTGGGCGGCGCAGGCGGAGGCGCTGCGGGAGGCACTCCGGCCTTTACACGGCTGA
- a CDS encoding VOC family protein, translating into MELGAFSVSLAVADVQASQDFYEALGFEQVMGDAAQNWLILRNGTTTIGLFHGMFDSNLLTFNPGWSATAEPLDEFEDVRSLQKTFKERGMDFLSEADETATGPGSFMLRDPDGNIILFDQHVG; encoded by the coding sequence ATGGAACTCGGGGCATTCTCGGTCAGCTTGGCCGTCGCGGACGTGCAGGCGTCCCAGGACTTCTACGAGGCGCTCGGCTTCGAACAGGTGATGGGGGACGCCGCGCAGAACTGGCTGATCCTCCGCAACGGCACCACGACGATCGGGCTCTTCCACGGCATGTTCGACAGCAACCTGCTCACCTTCAATCCGGGGTGGTCGGCCACGGCCGAGCCGCTCGACGAGTTCGAGGATGTCCGGAGCCTGCAGAAGACGTTCAAGGAGCGGGGGATGGACTTCCTCTCTGAAGCCGATGAGACGGCGACCGGGCCCGGCAGCTTCATGCTGCGCGACCCGGACGGCAACATCATCCTGTTCGACCAGCACGTCGGCTGA
- a CDS encoding glycoside hydrolase family 15 protein: MPFPPIADYAFLSDCEVSTLIAPDGAVEWLCLPRPDAPSVFGALLDRSAGSFRFGPSGARVPQQRRYLPGTMVLETTWHTATGWLTVTDALVLGPVASIRRGDTRRSPGDASAQRTLLRIARCFDGRVELDLSCFPLFDYGRVPGQWNYDGEGFTRTSVDAEGLTLTLNSSVPLGLLGARSYGRKTLEAGDSAFAALSWGDTSPGNLVEAREQLAYTESFWRSWISMARFPDHRFRPYMERSALALKGLSYAPTGAIMAAATTSLPETPGGERNWDYRFTWIRDTAFMLRALHSLGLDWEAFEYFAFIIDAVSEPDPADPWSLQIMYGIGGERDLTEHTLDHLSGYRDSRPVRIGNGAFDQHQHDVWGMLLDAVEEHLRGGGQIAPHIWARLSALVDTALVKSKEPDQGIWEMRGAPQHFVASKVLCWVAADRGIRIARARGDRERAERWQAGADALKEEICARGVDERGVFTQHYGSTELDASLLLLPLMGFLPPEDVRVRATVLAIAEELTEQGLVLRYRVDRTEDGLSGEEGTFSICSFWLVSALAVIGEVDAAEALFERMLSFAGPLRLYAEEIDAATGAHLGNFPQAFTHLSLIDAANRLIAAENAARGIE; this comes from the coding sequence ATGCCCTTCCCGCCCATTGCCGACTACGCCTTCCTCTCCGACTGCGAGGTGAGCACGCTCATCGCGCCGGACGGGGCCGTGGAGTGGCTCTGCCTGCCGCGCCCGGACGCGCCGAGCGTCTTTGGCGCGCTGCTCGACCGCTCGGCGGGCAGCTTCCGCTTCGGGCCGTCCGGCGCCCGGGTGCCCCAGCAGCGCCGCTACCTGCCGGGCACCATGGTGCTGGAGACCACCTGGCACACGGCGACCGGCTGGCTCACCGTCACCGATGCGCTCGTGCTCGGCCCCGTCGCCTCGATCCGGCGCGGCGACACCCGGCGCTCTCCCGGCGACGCCAGCGCGCAGCGCACCCTGCTCCGCATCGCCCGCTGCTTCGACGGCCGGGTCGAGCTCGACCTCAGCTGCTTCCCCCTGTTCGACTACGGGCGGGTGCCGGGGCAGTGGAACTACGACGGGGAGGGGTTCACCCGCACGAGCGTGGACGCCGAAGGCCTCACGCTCACACTGAACAGCAGTGTGCCGCTGGGCCTGCTCGGAGCACGCAGCTATGGGCGGAAGACGCTGGAGGCGGGCGACAGCGCCTTCGCCGCGCTGAGCTGGGGCGACACCTCCCCGGGCAATCTCGTGGAGGCCAGGGAACAGCTGGCGTACACCGAGTCGTTCTGGCGGTCGTGGATCAGCATGGCGCGCTTCCCCGACCACCGCTTCCGCCCGTACATGGAGCGCAGCGCGCTGGCGCTGAAGGGCCTGAGCTACGCCCCCACCGGGGCGATCATGGCGGCCGCGACAACCTCGCTGCCCGAGACGCCGGGCGGCGAGCGCAACTGGGACTACCGATTCACCTGGATCAGGGACACCGCCTTCATGCTGCGGGCGCTGCACAGTCTCGGGCTCGACTGGGAGGCGTTCGAGTATTTCGCCTTCATCATCGACGCCGTCTCAGAGCCGGACCCGGCCGACCCCTGGTCGCTGCAGATCATGTACGGCATCGGTGGCGAGCGCGACCTGACCGAGCACACCCTGGACCACCTCTCCGGTTACCGCGATTCCCGCCCGGTGCGCATCGGCAATGGGGCGTTCGACCAGCACCAGCACGACGTCTGGGGGATGCTCCTCGACGCCGTCGAAGAACACCTGCGCGGGGGAGGGCAGATCGCCCCACACATCTGGGCGAGGCTCAGCGCGCTCGTGGACACGGCGCTCGTGAAGAGCAAGGAACCCGACCAGGGCATCTGGGAGATGCGCGGCGCCCCGCAACACTTCGTCGCCTCCAAGGTGCTGTGCTGGGTCGCCGCCGACCGCGGCATCCGCATCGCCCGCGCGCGCGGCGACCGGGAGCGGGCAGAGCGCTGGCAGGCCGGCGCCGACGCGCTCAAGGAGGAGATCTGCGCCAGAGGCGTCGATGAACGGGGCGTGTTCACCCAGCACTACGGCTCGACCGAGCTGGACGCCTCGCTCCTGCTGCTGCCGCTGATGGGGTTCCTGCCGCCGGAGGACGTGCGGGTGCGGGCCACCGTCTTGGCGATCGCCGAGGAGCTGACCGAGCAGGGGCTGGTGCTGCGCTACCGGGTCGACCGCACCGAGGACGGGCTGAGCGGCGAGGAGGGGACATTCTCGATCTGCTCGTTCTGGCTGGTGTCGGCGCTCGCCGTGATCGGCGAGGTGGATGCCGCGGAGGCCCTCTTCGAGCGGATGCTCAGCTTCGCCGGCCCCCTTCGGCTCTACGCGGAGGAGATCGACGCCGCAACCGGCGCGCACCTGGGCAACTTCCCGCAGGCCTTCACCCACCTCTCGCTGATCGATGCGGCGAACCGGCTGATCGCCGCCGAGAACGCCGCGCGCGGCATCGAATGA
- a CDS encoding O-acetyl-ADP-ribose deacetylase has product MNTITPVLGDITRQDVDAIVNAANNAMRGGGGVDGAIHRAGGPAILRDCIARFPHGLATGDAGWTTAGELPARWVIHTVGPNYAAGQRDRGMLLSCYRRSLEVAAELGARSIAFPLISAGVYGWPREDAISAAIEAITGAPTHLDEVRLVAFSRDTHDAVLQKLSEWPPEVLTYDG; this is encoded by the coding sequence GTGAACACCATCACCCCCGTGCTGGGAGACATCACGCGGCAGGACGTCGATGCGATCGTCAACGCCGCGAACAACGCCATGCGCGGCGGAGGCGGGGTCGACGGCGCCATCCATCGCGCAGGCGGCCCGGCGATTCTGCGCGACTGCATCGCGCGCTTCCCGCACGGCCTCGCGACCGGTGATGCCGGGTGGACGACGGCCGGAGAGCTGCCCGCCCGCTGGGTCATCCACACGGTCGGCCCGAACTACGCGGCCGGGCAACGCGATCGAGGCATGCTGCTCAGCTGTTACCGGCGTTCCCTGGAGGTCGCCGCCGAGCTCGGGGCGCGCAGCATCGCGTTCCCGCTGATCAGTGCCGGTGTCTACGGCTGGCCGCGCGAGGACGCGATCTCCGCGGCCATCGAGGCCATCACCGGCGCGCCGACGCACCTCGACGAGGTGCGCCTCGTGGCGTTCTCCCGGGACACCCACGACGCCGTGCTCCAGAAACTTTCCGAGTGGCCTCCGGAGGTCCTGACGTACGATGGCTGA